The following are from one region of the Aequoribacter fuscus genome:
- a CDS encoding ABC transporter permease, which translates to MTLILTVMRKEWRDLMRDRRTVLIGLAMGALLAPALIIGMNAYAAEKRTKQLESVLKLPVAGAEFAPNLVTWLEQRNVDVVDPPADIAEAIEAQEHEVILEITENYPAQWYAQENARVNVYYDGSRESARVARARIDGMLSQYSSQKGRMRMLSRGVDPGSASALLVVRNDLATEASRAGQALLFLPYFLILTAFLGGAYFVIDVTAGERERESLESLLLVPAAAWQIMVGKIGACLGFGLMMITVALLAFKLSFSFAPNLIVEMKLSWLATGAIALSLIPIALIGVSLLTLLAANAKTVKEAQSYMSVLTLLPIIPTFALMINPIKTQLWMYAVPFVSQNQLIMAILRGEAVGALELAVYAVSQLAIAAIILSLAAWRYSSERMALGR; encoded by the coding sequence ATGACCTTGATACTGACGGTGATGCGCAAAGAGTGGCGCGATTTGATGCGCGATCGGCGCACAGTACTGATTGGGTTGGCCATGGGTGCGTTGCTGGCACCAGCCCTCATTATCGGTATGAACGCGTATGCCGCTGAAAAACGCACCAAACAACTCGAATCGGTGCTGAAGTTGCCGGTAGCCGGTGCCGAGTTCGCGCCAAATCTTGTGACTTGGCTAGAACAGAGAAATGTCGATGTTGTCGATCCTCCCGCAGATATTGCCGAGGCGATCGAGGCGCAAGAACACGAAGTCATCCTTGAAATTACCGAGAATTATCCCGCGCAATGGTACGCGCAGGAAAACGCTCGGGTAAATGTTTACTATGACGGCTCTCGAGAATCTGCCAGAGTTGCAAGAGCGCGGATAGACGGAATGTTGAGCCAGTACAGCAGCCAAAAGGGGCGTATGAGAATGCTCAGCCGAGGGGTTGATCCTGGGTCCGCTTCGGCGCTGCTCGTGGTCCGTAACGATCTAGCAACCGAGGCCAGTCGGGCAGGTCAAGCTTTGTTGTTTTTGCCGTATTTTTTGATTCTGACGGCCTTCCTAGGCGGCGCCTATTTTGTGATTGATGTGACTGCCGGTGAACGCGAGCGCGAGTCTCTGGAGAGTTTACTCTTGGTGCCTGCGGCGGCGTGGCAAATCATGGTCGGTAAGATCGGTGCTTGCTTGGGGTTTGGACTGATGATGATCACGGTAGCGTTGTTGGCTTTCAAATTGAGTTTCAGCTTCGCCCCGAATCTCATTGTTGAAATGAAACTCAGTTGGTTGGCAACAGGGGCCATTGCTTTAAGCTTAATTCCAATTGCCTTGATAGGGGTTTCATTGCTTACCTTGCTCGCTGCGAACGCGAAAACCGTGAAAGAAGCGCAAAGCTACATGAGTGTGCTGACCTTGCTGCCGATCATCCCTACGTTTGCCCTGATGATTAATCCCATTAAGACGCAGTTATGGATGTATGCCGTGCCTTTTGTGTCACAAAATCAGTTGATCATGGCTATTCTGCGTGGCGAGGCGGTGGGCGCATTGGAGTTGGCGGTATACGCAGTCTCGCAACTGGCAATCGCAGCAATCATTCTGAGCCTTGCAGCTTGGCGTTACTCCAGTGAGCGCATGGCACTGGGACGTTAG
- a CDS encoding TSUP family transporter: protein MEALALWQTIAIFFVFIWSGFVRSGLGFGGAVLSLPFLLLIHDKPLVFLPLVSVHLLVFSSLTIAHPWIKDLARGQQPAFESNINWLYLRKILAITIIPKLLGVFGVISLPNDVITNVIFAIVLIYGLSYVLQKSFVSNHPLLDWVFLILGGYVSGTSLIGAPLIIAVMARELPREQLRDTLFALWFILVSIKLVAFAAAGIDLQWQAHLWLLPAAAIGHVLGLKFHQYSLKVEPKRFMQWIGIALIAVALAGLLQY from the coding sequence ATGGAAGCTCTGGCACTCTGGCAAACTATTGCGATCTTTTTTGTCTTTATCTGGTCAGGCTTTGTGCGCTCCGGTTTGGGTTTTGGTGGGGCCGTTCTGTCTTTACCCTTTTTGCTCTTGATTCACGATAAACCCCTGGTCTTTTTACCCTTAGTGTCGGTGCATTTATTGGTGTTCTCGTCGTTAACTATTGCTCACCCTTGGATAAAAGATCTGGCGCGCGGGCAACAACCCGCGTTTGAGTCGAATATCAACTGGCTGTATCTCAGAAAAATCTTGGCCATCACCATCATCCCCAAACTCCTCGGCGTTTTTGGGGTGATAAGCCTTCCCAACGATGTCATTACTAACGTTATTTTCGCGATCGTTTTGATCTATGGATTGAGCTACGTTTTACAGAAGAGTTTCGTCTCAAATCACCCTCTCCTGGATTGGGTCTTTCTCATTTTGGGAGGGTATGTTTCGGGGACATCACTGATTGGGGCACCGCTGATTATCGCTGTAATGGCAAGAGAACTTCCACGGGAACAGCTTCGAGATACTTTATTTGCTTTGTGGTTTATCTTAGTGTCGATCAAGCTAGTCGCCTTCGCCGCAGCGGGTATCGATCTGCAGTGGCAAGCACATCTATGGTTACTTCCAGCCGCTGCGATCGGGCACGTATTGGGTCTTAAGTTCCATCAGTATTCACTGAAAGTCGAGCCAAAGCGCTTTATGCAATGGATTGGTATCGCACTCATCGCAGTGGCACTTGCCGGCTTACTGCAGTATTGA
- a CDS encoding acyl-CoA dehydrogenase family protein, producing MQSEELTLFKDMARRAFEAEIQPYYTQWEEDKWVPRSLWNTLGEAGLLCPDVSEEYGGAGTGPEVTLAMIEEMSYMGFGGLASGYGIHSNIVAPYLIHHGTDAQKERWLPKMVTGEVVGALGMSEPGAGSDVQGIKTNAVRDGDEWILNGSKIFITNGMHADLVIVAAITDPGKGAKGTSLFLVDTSLPGFERGKKLDKIGQHASDTALLFFQDMRLPADALLGEENKGFVIMMQELPRERLGIAAQAVYQAQGALDLTVQYVQERQAFGQPIAKFQNTRFKLADVKTEIALNKALYESCAAQYARGELTTDDAAMLKLASCDMQCRVVDDCLQLFGGYGYTTEYPISRFYVDARIQRIYGGSAEIMRELVARSILGR from the coding sequence ATGCAATCGGAAGAACTCACCCTATTTAAGGACATGGCGCGCCGCGCCTTTGAAGCAGAGATACAGCCCTACTACACTCAATGGGAAGAGGACAAGTGGGTCCCTAGGTCACTGTGGAACACCTTAGGTGAAGCGGGCTTATTGTGCCCTGACGTCAGCGAGGAATACGGCGGCGCTGGCACGGGACCAGAAGTGACTTTAGCGATGATTGAGGAAATGTCTTATATGGGCTTCGGCGGCTTAGCCTCAGGCTACGGCATTCACTCAAATATTGTTGCTCCGTACCTTATTCACCATGGCACCGATGCCCAAAAAGAACGATGGCTTCCCAAGATGGTCACCGGCGAAGTGGTTGGCGCCTTGGGCATGAGCGAACCCGGCGCAGGCAGCGACGTGCAAGGCATCAAAACCAATGCGGTCCGCGATGGGGACGAATGGATTTTAAACGGTTCTAAAATTTTCATTACCAACGGCATGCACGCCGATCTAGTGATCGTGGCGGCCATTACCGACCCCGGCAAAGGGGCAAAGGGCACCTCACTATTCTTGGTGGACACGTCTTTGCCAGGGTTCGAACGCGGTAAAAAACTCGACAAAATCGGTCAACATGCCTCGGATACGGCACTGCTGTTTTTCCAAGATATGCGCCTACCAGCGGACGCACTATTGGGTGAGGAAAACAAGGGTTTCGTCATCATGATGCAAGAACTTCCTCGCGAGCGCCTAGGCATCGCTGCTCAGGCCGTATATCAAGCGCAAGGGGCACTGGACCTGACAGTTCAATACGTGCAAGAGCGGCAAGCGTTTGGGCAACCCATCGCGAAATTTCAGAATACCCGCTTTAAGCTGGCGGACGTCAAAACTGAGATTGCCCTGAACAAAGCACTCTATGAAAGCTGTGCCGCACAGTACGCGCGAGGCGAACTCACTACTGACGACGCCGCGATGTTGAAACTGGCATCGTGCGACATGCAGTGTCGCGTAGTGGACGATTGCTTACAGCTCTTTGGTGGTTATGGCTACACGACCGAGTATCCCATTTCACGGTTTTACGTGGACGCCCGCATACAACGTATTTACGGTGGTTCGGCCGAGATTATGCGCGAGCTGGTAGCGCGCAGTATTCTTGGACGATAG
- a CDS encoding alpha/beta fold hydrolase produces the protein MAIQHFAGSASTKICFAHANGYPPGSYRPLLEALADFASVYTYDHLPLRMPEGPYKGVKWGHFADDYIAQLQRAFDEPVVLLGHSLGGTVSMLTAAQQSHLCSRLILLDPVFIPPKLQLAMRLLPRSKRQQMPMVRKALRRPNFFSDYTEAFQFHRKARAFTNFSDDALWGYIRAGFGEREDGVALRFSREWEAEIYMSAPWVWSKLKRLSIPTLGLVGEQSDVVYEPVIQRWKKTQKGVTIVPMQGGHLFPLESPDAVVPLVQEFSLS, from the coding sequence ATGGCAATACAACATTTTGCAGGGTCTGCTTCAACGAAAATTTGTTTTGCTCATGCAAACGGTTATCCACCGGGGAGTTATCGGCCCCTGCTTGAAGCCTTGGCCGATTTTGCATCTGTGTACACTTACGATCACCTACCTCTAAGAATGCCGGAAGGTCCTTACAAAGGGGTGAAGTGGGGGCATTTTGCCGACGATTACATCGCACAATTGCAGCGCGCTTTTGATGAGCCCGTGGTGTTGTTGGGTCACAGCCTAGGTGGAACCGTTTCAATGTTAACCGCGGCACAGCAAAGTCACCTCTGCTCACGCCTGATATTGCTCGACCCAGTGTTCATCCCCCCTAAGTTGCAGCTCGCCATGCGCTTATTACCACGGTCCAAACGCCAGCAGATGCCGATGGTACGCAAGGCTTTACGACGCCCTAATTTTTTTAGTGATTACACCGAGGCTTTTCAGTTTCACCGCAAGGCCAGAGCCTTTACCAATTTTAGCGATGACGCGTTGTGGGGTTATATTCGCGCGGGCTTTGGCGAGCGCGAGGACGGTGTCGCCCTCAGATTTTCGCGCGAATGGGAAGCCGAGATTTACATGTCAGCGCCCTGGGTTTGGTCAAAACTCAAGCGTCTTAGTATCCCTACGTTAGGGCTGGTGGGCGAGCAAAGTGACGTGGTTTACGAGCCCGTGATTCAGCGTTGGAAGAAGACTCAGAAGGGCGTCACGATTGTGCCGATGCAAGGTGGACACCTGTTTCCGCTCGAGTCGCCGGACGCTGTTGTACCCTTAGTGCAAGAGTTTAGCTTAAGTTAA
- a CDS encoding amidohydrolase family protein, whose product MKFRRTFDVRWAAILAALMTPPYIFAAPGVATDSDAEEADSPLHQMIWQGPTETVEFTTDEGTWLNVDVSPDGTRIVFDMLGDLYLVPIEGGEAQRLTTTLAQEVQPRFSPDGTSLTYISDANGGNNIFVMDLASKEERPITTEKFRSLTNPRWHPNGSGIVARKHFTGSRSLGSGEMWFYHLDGGSGVQLTTKRNEQQDENDPVYSPDGRYLFYTQDATPGPYFQYNKNPHEGIYVTRRLDLDTGENIALLGGPGGAVRPEPSPDGRYIAYVKRIQTDSVLMLYDRRTGQSKALYRKLDHDQQEVWALFGLYPNFAWTPDNDSIVFWAGGKLHRINVESKAVVGIPFTASVSQVLAKTTKATPKVGVDEVTSMMLRDFATSPDGRYVVFHSLGHLYYADVQNPKPKRLTKLDGFEYAPQFSADGKYLVFAHWQDGAYGSIYRGSWRGAKGVSGLAKITSEPGHYQHPDVNNQGAVVYQKQTGNSFRGLLYGLEPGIYVSDNKGEARRVLREGRKPIFLNDDLIAYEHGGGDKRFISTVKRDGTQQRTRYSLGSISEWAIDPAGEHIAYRKDFKVYVAPIVLSAKEQPLGGSELSSIQASSGAGRYLHWSSQALHWSLGSTYSSLSMTSSEAKPTEQTLELTFPVSRSDELIAYQNARIIPVVGAPIELGTLLVQGNKIVAIGDSDAVEVPVDAMVIDVSGKTIVPGFIDTHAHHSGHFYSSPLPETNASYLANLAFGVTTTHDPSSNTETVFSLAELQRAGTLIGPRIFSTGSVLYGAKSNSYVDIQSLDDARMHLKRLQAQGAFSVKSYNQPRREQRQWIMQAAAELGMSVYPEGGATFYNQLTHILDGSTGLEHNLPVAPLYEDVLRLWQGAPHVGYTQTLVVNYAGLNSEYYWYQDSNVWEHELLGRYTPLAELTARSRRVAQAAEDDYFFKTVAASGKALQDRGVLVTVGAHGQLQGLGYHWEMWSLAEGGMTPEKVLQAATIDGARYLNMDREIGSLEVGKLADFVVLNKNPLDDIRNTDSVAMVSIDGRLYDSSSMNQVAPQAKERGALWFEREGANALWNAENWGMTRPEEDFPICPAHVPTHW is encoded by the coding sequence ATGAAATTCAGAAGGACCTTCGATGTTAGGTGGGCGGCGATACTGGCCGCTCTGATGACGCCACCCTATATTTTTGCAGCGCCTGGGGTGGCAACTGATTCCGATGCGGAAGAAGCCGACAGCCCATTGCATCAGATGATCTGGCAAGGTCCCACCGAGACAGTGGAATTCACCACTGATGAGGGAACATGGCTGAATGTGGATGTCAGTCCCGACGGCACCCGAATCGTCTTTGATATGCTTGGGGACCTCTACTTGGTGCCAATCGAAGGTGGTGAGGCACAGCGTCTCACGACGACTCTAGCGCAAGAAGTTCAGCCGCGGTTTAGCCCCGACGGAACTTCACTGACCTACATTAGCGACGCCAATGGCGGAAACAATATCTTTGTTATGGATTTGGCCTCCAAAGAGGAGCGACCCATCACAACCGAGAAATTCCGCTCGCTCACAAACCCTCGCTGGCATCCCAATGGCTCTGGCATTGTCGCGCGCAAGCATTTCACTGGGTCGCGCTCCTTGGGCTCGGGAGAGATGTGGTTTTATCATCTTGATGGAGGAAGCGGGGTACAGCTCACCACGAAACGTAATGAACAGCAGGACGAAAACGACCCTGTGTATTCACCCGACGGTCGTTATCTGTTTTACACACAAGATGCGACTCCGGGCCCCTATTTCCAGTACAACAAAAATCCTCATGAGGGTATTTATGTCACTCGACGTTTGGATCTGGATACAGGTGAGAATATCGCTTTGTTGGGCGGCCCAGGTGGTGCCGTTCGTCCAGAGCCATCGCCGGATGGGCGTTACATTGCTTATGTGAAGCGCATCCAAACAGACTCTGTGCTGATGCTTTACGATCGTCGCACGGGGCAGAGTAAAGCACTTTATCGAAAGCTAGATCATGACCAACAGGAGGTGTGGGCACTGTTTGGCCTATACCCCAATTTTGCTTGGACACCAGACAATGACTCGATCGTGTTTTGGGCGGGGGGTAAGTTGCACCGCATAAACGTCGAATCGAAGGCGGTCGTGGGAATTCCCTTTACTGCGTCAGTTTCTCAAGTGTTGGCGAAGACCACGAAAGCAACCCCTAAGGTAGGTGTCGACGAGGTAACATCGATGATGCTGCGCGATTTTGCAACATCACCGGATGGCCGCTACGTCGTATTTCATTCGTTGGGGCATCTCTATTACGCCGACGTACAGAACCCGAAACCAAAACGGCTGACAAAACTCGATGGGTTTGAGTACGCACCTCAGTTTAGTGCAGACGGCAAGTACTTAGTATTCGCACATTGGCAAGACGGCGCCTATGGCTCGATTTATCGCGGCAGCTGGCGTGGGGCAAAAGGTGTGTCGGGGCTTGCAAAAATTACGAGCGAGCCGGGTCATTACCAACATCCCGACGTCAACAATCAGGGCGCGGTTGTCTATCAAAAGCAGACGGGCAATTCGTTCAGAGGTTTACTCTACGGGCTGGAGCCTGGCATTTACGTCAGCGACAACAAGGGTGAGGCTCGAAGAGTATTACGTGAGGGCCGAAAACCGATTTTCCTGAATGACGACTTGATTGCCTATGAGCATGGTGGCGGCGACAAGCGGTTTATCAGTACAGTGAAACGAGATGGTACACAGCAGCGCACGCGCTATAGCTTAGGTTCAATTAGCGAGTGGGCGATCGACCCTGCTGGCGAGCACATAGCCTATCGAAAAGATTTTAAAGTCTATGTTGCGCCCATTGTGTTATCGGCTAAAGAACAGCCTCTAGGTGGTTCCGAGCTGTCTTCGATCCAAGCCTCGAGTGGCGCCGGACGCTATCTGCATTGGTCGTCTCAGGCCTTGCATTGGAGCTTGGGGTCAACCTACAGCAGCTTGTCCATGACCTCTTCTGAAGCGAAGCCAACCGAGCAGACGCTAGAACTTACCTTCCCTGTATCGCGTTCAGATGAGCTTATCGCCTACCAGAATGCCAGGATAATCCCCGTCGTCGGAGCGCCCATCGAGCTCGGGACTTTGCTGGTGCAAGGCAACAAAATTGTTGCGATTGGCGATTCTGATGCGGTTGAAGTTCCCGTGGATGCGATGGTCATTGATGTCTCCGGCAAAACCATTGTGCCGGGTTTTATCGACACCCATGCTCATCACAGTGGGCACTTTTACTCGTCCCCTTTGCCCGAGACCAACGCGAGTTACCTCGCGAACTTGGCATTCGGCGTTACCACGACACACGACCCATCGAGCAACACTGAGACGGTGTTTTCCTTGGCTGAATTACAGCGCGCTGGCACGCTCATAGGTCCAAGAATTTTTTCTACTGGCTCGGTGCTCTACGGCGCTAAATCTAACTCGTATGTCGACATACAATCGCTGGACGACGCTCGCATGCATCTCAAACGTTTGCAGGCCCAGGGTGCGTTCTCAGTGAAAAGCTACAATCAACCGCGGCGCGAACAGAGGCAATGGATTATGCAGGCTGCGGCAGAGCTTGGGATGTCCGTCTATCCCGAGGGTGGGGCGACGTTCTACAATCAGCTGACCCACATCCTTGATGGTTCGACGGGGCTGGAGCACAACTTGCCCGTGGCGCCCTTGTATGAGGATGTCTTGCGATTGTGGCAGGGTGCTCCGCACGTTGGCTATACGCAGACCTTGGTAGTCAATTACGCAGGGCTCAACAGCGAATACTATTGGTATCAAGATTCCAATGTTTGGGAGCATGAACTGCTCGGGCGCTATACACCGCTGGCCGAGTTGACCGCGCGTTCTCGGCGGGTGGCACAGGCAGCCGAGGACGATTACTTTTTTAAAACAGTAGCAGCGAGCGGTAAAGCCCTGCAAGATCGCGGCGTGCTCGTAACGGTTGGAGCACACGGTCAGTTACAAGGTCTTGGCTATCACTGGGAAATGTGGTCGTTAGCTGAAGGGGGAATGACGCCGGAAAAAGTGCTGCAAGCCGCTACCATTGATGGCGCACGCTATTTGAACATGGACCGAGAAATCGGCAGTTTGGAAGTGGGTAAACTCGCGGATTTTGTTGTTTTAAACAAAAACCCCTTGGACGATATACGCAACACGGACAGTGTTGCTATGGTCAGTATCGATGGACGCTTATACGACAGTTCGAGTATGAATCAAGTCGCACCCCAAGCAAAAGAACGAGGCGCACTGTGGTTTGAACGCGAGGGAGCCAATGCGCTATGGAATGCTGAGAACTGGGGCATGACGCGCCCAGAAGAAGACTTCCCGATCTGCCCGGCGCACGTGCCGACGCATTGGTAG
- a CDS encoding ATP-binding cassette domain-containing protein has translation MIEINKVAKSFASKKGTIEAVKSVSLTARDGQITGLLGPNGAGKTTTMRLLYGLLKPSRGSVRVDGVDIQEDKIGVRRRLGVLPDTRGLYPRLTARENVAYFAELNGLRPSDYEPELERLIDSLDMADFIDRRCEGFSQGQRTKTAIARSVIHRPQNIVLDEPTNGLDVMTTRGLRRFLLNCKAEGRCVVLSTHIMQEVAALCDHVVVIAKGEVMAQGSPESLKEQAQRDSLEDAFVHLIGSEEGLML, from the coding sequence ATGATTGAGATTAACAAAGTGGCAAAGTCATTTGCGTCAAAAAAGGGAACCATCGAGGCCGTAAAATCTGTGTCACTGACGGCCCGTGACGGCCAAATTACGGGCCTGCTCGGACCTAATGGAGCGGGAAAAACAACGACCATGCGCTTGTTGTACGGGTTACTGAAGCCGAGCCGGGGTTCGGTACGGGTTGACGGTGTTGATATTCAAGAAGACAAGATAGGCGTGCGCCGACGGCTCGGGGTATTGCCTGATACGCGTGGTTTGTATCCCCGCTTGACAGCGCGGGAGAACGTGGCCTATTTCGCTGAACTGAATGGTTTGAGGCCGAGTGATTACGAACCCGAGCTAGAACGCCTGATCGACAGTCTAGACATGGCGGACTTCATCGATCGACGCTGCGAGGGCTTTTCGCAAGGGCAGAGAACCAAAACGGCGATCGCGCGATCCGTGATTCATCGCCCCCAGAATATTGTGTTGGACGAACCGACGAATGGATTGGACGTTATGACGACACGAGGTCTGCGTCGCTTCTTACTCAACTGTAAAGCGGAGGGGCGTTGCGTTGTGCTGTCTACGCACATCATGCAAGAAGTCGCGGCACTGTGTGATCATGTGGTGGTGATCGCGAAAGGCGAAGTAATGGCTCAGGGTTCACCCGAGTCCCTGAAAGAGCAAGCGCAACGAGACTCTCTCGAAGACGCGTTTGTACATTTGATTGGCTCGGAAGAGGGGCTCATGTTATGA
- a CDS encoding alpha/beta fold hydrolase, with product MMRKLALALLLSTSVEGFAAETKRIGSLEFEKCMAEGERSVYPAWCATLTVPENHDKPEGSTVDLALTWIPPRGDSADSMPLVFLAGGPGQGARASFPSIRSGLSRVGEFAPILLMDQRGTGESQALDCPFSEEDVGALDANDRELAQRLARDCIERHAGRALAHYTTDDAATDLELVRQVLGLSALNVAGVSYGTRLAQRYAALYPDQTRSLVLDSPVPSNLVLLSEHGRNLDAAISARLSACNENPECYAKLGDTRLVLDELLTQLGQAPIETRYRHPRTGEYRTTSVDQNHLISVFRMLSYQPSTAVMLPTLVANAKRDGFADILALNHIVVESMQEAISHGLQLSVICSESIPFLTEQDRDAEADTLLGAQLIEFSRSQCEVWPQKPVTDDFHSLAAHDIPTLVVTGELDPVTPPRYGDVIAAGLQNAQHISVKGEGHSVLNVGCLPRLVADFVETLAFQETECIDNRQSLPVFTGVYGWEP from the coding sequence ATGATGAGAAAATTGGCACTGGCGCTGTTACTGAGCACAAGCGTCGAGGGTTTTGCAGCTGAAACGAAGCGTATAGGGTCGCTCGAGTTCGAGAAGTGCATGGCTGAAGGTGAGCGCTCGGTCTATCCCGCGTGGTGCGCCACTTTAACCGTGCCCGAGAATCACGACAAGCCAGAGGGCTCAACGGTCGATTTGGCCTTAACTTGGATACCCCCTCGCGGTGATAGTGCGGATAGTATGCCCTTGGTTTTTCTTGCGGGTGGGCCGGGGCAGGGCGCGCGCGCCTCTTTTCCTTCCATTCGGTCTGGGCTGTCTAGAGTCGGAGAATTCGCACCGATCTTACTGATGGATCAGCGAGGGACGGGCGAATCACAAGCCCTTGATTGTCCCTTCAGTGAAGAGGATGTTGGGGCTTTAGATGCCAATGATCGCGAGCTGGCGCAGCGATTAGCCAGGGACTGTATAGAACGCCACGCCGGTCGGGCTCTGGCGCATTACACCACGGACGACGCCGCCACGGATCTCGAGTTGGTTCGGCAGGTCTTAGGCTTGAGTGCATTGAATGTCGCGGGCGTATCTTACGGCACTCGCTTGGCTCAACGCTACGCCGCTTTGTATCCCGATCAAACTCGCAGTTTGGTGTTGGATAGCCCTGTGCCGTCAAATCTAGTATTGCTGAGTGAGCACGGGCGTAATTTAGACGCTGCGATCTCTGCGCGCTTAAGTGCCTGCAATGAAAACCCTGAGTGCTACGCCAAGCTTGGTGATACGCGTTTGGTGCTCGATGAGTTGTTAACCCAGCTCGGCCAAGCGCCGATAGAAACCCGCTACCGACATCCAAGAACAGGCGAATATCGAACGACCTCTGTCGATCAGAACCATTTGATCTCGGTATTTAGGATGCTGAGTTATCAGCCTTCAACGGCGGTGATGTTGCCGACTTTAGTGGCCAACGCCAAACGAGATGGATTTGCCGATATTTTGGCCTTGAATCATATCGTGGTCGAGTCAATGCAAGAGGCCATTAGCCACGGCTTGCAGCTGTCGGTGATTTGCAGCGAGTCTATTCCATTTCTTACAGAGCAGGACAGGGACGCTGAAGCAGATACTTTGCTCGGGGCGCAGCTAATCGAGTTTTCGCGCTCTCAATGTGAGGTCTGGCCGCAAAAGCCGGTAACCGACGATTTTCATTCTCTTGCAGCGCATGATATTCCTACCTTGGTCGTCACTGGCGAGCTCGATCCCGTGACGCCACCGCGTTATGGCGATGTGATTGCCGCCGGGTTGCAAAATGCCCAACACATCAGTGTTAAAGGCGAAGGGCATAGCGTGTTAAATGTGGGATGTTTGCCGAGACTTGTTGCTGACTTCGTCGAAACCTTAGCATTTCAGGAAACCGAGTGCATCGACAACAGACAGAGCCTGCCGGTATTCACAGGCGTTTACGGCTGGGAGCCATGA
- a CDS encoding aldehyde dehydrogenase family protein, translating into MREYTQFYINGAWVDPCEAHVCDVINPANEQVVGRISLGSDADVDRAVAAAERAFESYSEWSVEQRMALLGRIVEVYQARYADVAEAIRLEMGAPATLAVEAQAGAGLAHIAEALNVLQTYAFEEDHGEHKVVKEPIGVCALITPWNWPVNQIACKVAPALATGCTMVLKPSEVAPLSAVVFAEILHEAGVPAGVFNLVNGDGAGVGTALSKHPDVDLVSFTGSTRAGTLIAQNAAPTVKRVTQELGGKSPNIILPDANVEEAVIRGAMHMFHNTGQSCNAPSRMLVHRDQVAEAEAAAAMAAGMVVVGDPADEATSMGPLVSQVQFDRVQSLIAKGIEEGAKLVCGGLGRPEGLASGYFVKPTVFSDVSNDMTVAREEIFGPVLVIIPYDTEDEAIRIANDTNYGLAGYVQSGDLDRARRVARKIRAGNVKINGASGGPNIPFGGYKQSGNGREWGAHGFTDYLEIKAIEGFATT; encoded by the coding sequence ATGCGCGAGTACACACAATTTTATATCAATGGTGCGTGGGTAGATCCATGTGAGGCGCATGTCTGTGATGTGATAAACCCGGCGAATGAGCAGGTGGTCGGTCGCATAAGCTTGGGCAGTGACGCCGATGTCGATCGAGCTGTTGCCGCCGCCGAGCGCGCCTTCGAGTCTTACTCTGAGTGGTCTGTCGAGCAGCGAATGGCTTTGCTAGGTCGTATTGTGGAAGTGTATCAAGCCCGCTATGCGGACGTGGCAGAGGCAATTCGCCTCGAAATGGGGGCGCCAGCGACCCTTGCCGTCGAGGCCCAGGCTGGTGCAGGGCTCGCGCACATCGCGGAGGCTCTGAATGTCTTGCAAACATATGCATTCGAAGAGGACCACGGAGAGCACAAGGTGGTAAAAGAGCCCATCGGGGTCTGCGCGCTGATCACGCCATGGAATTGGCCGGTCAACCAAATTGCCTGTAAAGTGGCGCCCGCGCTGGCGACTGGCTGCACGATGGTTCTGAAGCCCAGCGAAGTCGCGCCCTTGTCCGCTGTCGTTTTTGCGGAAATTTTGCACGAAGCGGGTGTCCCCGCCGGAGTATTTAACTTAGTCAATGGCGATGGGGCTGGTGTCGGCACCGCCTTATCGAAGCACCCTGACGTTGATTTGGTCTCGTTTACTGGGTCGACGCGTGCTGGGACCTTAATCGCTCAGAATGCGGCACCGACGGTAAAACGTGTCACGCAAGAGTTGGGCGGAAAATCCCCTAATATTATCCTGCCGGACGCCAACGTTGAGGAAGCGGTCATCCGCGGCGCCATGCACATGTTCCACAACACGGGGCAAAGCTGTAATGCGCCGTCTCGCATGTTAGTTCACCGTGATCAAGTGGCCGAGGCCGAGGCCGCTGCGGCAATGGCTGCAGGAATGGTGGTGGTGGGTGACCCTGCTGACGAAGCTACCAGCATGGGACCGCTCGTCAGTCAGGTGCAGTTCGACCGTGTACAGAGCTTGATCGCTAAAGGGATTGAAGAGGGCGCTAAGCTGGTCTGCGGTGGTTTGGGTCGACCTGAAGGTTTAGCGTCGGGTTATTTTGTCAAGCCAACCGTATTTTCGGATGTGTCTAACGACATGACCGTTGCCCGCGAGGAAATTTTTGGTCCTGTATTGGTGATCATTCCCTACGATACCGAAGACGAGGCGATTCGCATTGCGAACGACACGAATTACGGTTTGGCAGGTTATGTACAGAGCGGTGACCTTGATCGGGCGCGGCGTGTGGCGCGTAAAATACGGGCTGGCAACGTGAAGATCAACGGCGCATCCGGTGGACCCAATATCCCATTTGGCGGCTATAAACAGTCGGGAAATGGACGCGAATGGGGCGCTCATGGCTTTACAGATTATCTTGAAATCAAAGCCATTGAAGGTTTCGCGACGACTTGA